A region of the Arenibacter antarcticus genome:
CATTAGAAATACAGAAAGACTCAAGGCCAATATAGATTTAGTTAAGAGTAATTTTTTCATGATGTATTTTTTGATTATAAATATTCGTTAAACCAATTGAGGCCATCGCCATAGATACTGTCTAAAGGAGCGTCCCTATGTTTGGCATTGTACCATATTATTTCTTTTGGTTGCCTCGCGCCTTTAAAAAGTAATTTGGACATCATTGGCGGAACTACCTCGTCATTTTTGGCGTTTAACATTAAAAAGGGACGTGGGGCTATCTGCTTTACAAAATTTAAAGGTTCAATAATACTGGTAAATTCTTTTGCCTCCCGCGATAGACCGCCCTTTCCATAAAGTAGATTTAATTGTCCCCCTGCCAATGCTACAATTGGAACTTTTACTCTGTCTTCCAACCCGCAGAATATTGTGCCCGTTATTCCCCCAAGGCTAATACCATAATACCCTATTCTATAGGCATCTAGATTATTTTGGGTCTCTATAAAATCTACGGCACGTCTTAGGTCAAAAACAGTCTGGGCAATAATTTCCCTAGTCCAATATTTGTGTGGCCCAGTAAGATCGAAATCATAAAAATCCCCTTTTCTTTCCCCGTGGTCGTTCATATCTAACCGCAAGACAGCATATCCATTTTTAGTAAAAAGAGAATTGCCATAGGCTACATAATCTACCGCCTTATGGTCGCCAAGTCCGTGCATTAAAATTATTACTGGATAGGGAGCCTTTCCAATTTTGGGTATACTCAATAGTCCGGTTACAATCTTGTTGTGTACACTGGTGTACTGTAGGTGGTACAGATAAAAATCAGAAGTATCCTGCAAGGGTGCCAGCGTGTCATTTAAGGGGATTGCCTTGTCATATTCATAATAGTTGGTTACCGAAATACTATGGCTGGTACTAAGAAAGGATATCAACAGATACATGCAGGTCAACAATAGTAAAGCAACTATTGCAACCGACCAACGACTGTTTTTTTTTCTAAAGAATTTCATCGGTATCCGTTACGTACATCCTAGTGCTCTTGGTGTATAGACCACCATTTGGGTCGCTGAATTCCAAATCGATATAAAATGCCTTAAATCCGTTTTTCGGAAATTGGATATGGTAGAAAATATCCTTTGGGTTTTTTATTTCAATTTTAATGGGGGTCCATTCTTCATCCCTAAAATCGCGATCTTCGGAATCTGCAGACCACAAATACGCATTTTGTAGTTCCTTGGAGGTTGTGGTTACGGTTAAAGTGGCTGATTCCTTATCAGAGTTTATTTTATAGGATAATGGAGGTTGGGGTTTTTCATTTAATAATTTTCCCCAAAACGCACTCAATGCTTTCAAGGCTTGTTCTCCCCCAGCAAGATCATGGCCTGCATTAGGAACATAATGAAGATAATTTTCGCCGGGGATATCATCTATATAGTTTTTAACGGCATCTACGGGCCAATACTCGTCATTGGTGCCAATAAATATCAATTTGGGCATAGTGAGTTTGTCCCTATAGGAGTAGGGGTCCACCATTTGAGTAATGGCATTACCCTCTGCAGAACGTACGGTTTGGGGAATTTCTAGCTTTATATAATCGTTGATCTGATCACTGTATTCGTTCCATGCGGTAATATGATAATCTAGGCTCACGGGCATATTAAGTACATCGATGACCATGGGGGCAATAGCGGTTACCCTTTTGTCATTGGCACCAGTCAACCACGTGGTCCAACCTCTTTTGGAGGCTCCCGATATGGTAAAACGGGTTATTTGTTGTTTTAATTCTTTACTGCTAAACTCCTGTACCGCATCCATGGCGCTAACAGCGCTCTTTACCATTGGGAAAAGCAAAGGCCAAGTAAGATCCTTGTCATTCTTGTAATTGTGTAGGGTATAGGATATTAGTTCGTCCTCTACCAAACCATCATAAAGTGGTTGATTGGGAACTTGTTTTAGGATGGCTACAATTGCTTGGTTCTTTTCTGCAATATGGTTAAAACTTAGGGCTCTTTTATCCCCTAGATTTGACGACCAATTGGGAGAACCGTCTTTTATACTCCCACCGGAAATAAACAATAAGGCTCCATTGTGGGTCACCTCCTTAGGCACCATTATTGATAACTGATGAGTCCAGATAAATTCGCGCCACTTTTGGGAGGTCAGAAGAAGATCGTAAACTGTAGATTCGCCAATCTTATAGGTGTCTTTAATTTCCCATTTAAAATGGGAGTCGTTATTGTGTAAATAACTTTTTAAAGCGGTTTCGGGTGTTATTGGATCTGAGATGTCCTTGTTGTCTGCCAATTTGGTTGGACCTTCCTTACAGGCAGAAACCAGTGTTAAGGACATCAATAGAAATAGGAATAGGTATTTTTTCATTGCTTCTTATATTAATGTGATAATGGTGTTATGGTTTTGTCTGGTTCTGGACTACGTTTAACGAGATTTAATAGTTCCGTGACCATGATTTCCCCAGTCCTTTCTCCTAAACTGGTCTTGGTAATATATTCGTACCGTTTAAAACTGTTGTAATCCTCCTTAGTTAAGATATAACCAAAGGCATCGTTGGTCAGCCCAAATAGAAATGGATGGTCAGTTGGCATTTTTCGCTTAAGAAAATAGCCAATATTGGGAAGGGCCTCCCCTGGAATAGTAAGTATCTGGGCGGTGCCTATATTTAAAAGGTTAATTGTGGTTGAGATCTTCCCATCTTCGGTAGTTCCCAGACTTAAAGGAGAGTTATTCAGAATAGATCGCATCATTTCTGACTCGATTGGGAAAGTTACTTGTTGACTCTGTATGAAAAGTTGTGGATTGCGCTGTGGTTTTGCATCGGATAACAGACGCAGGGCTTCGTCTGCCAACAAATTGCCTATTCTAATACATTCCTCCCAGTCGTTTGCCTCTTTGTTTTGGTCCAATCTGTTGTCTGCAGTGACCATTCCTCCCTGGGCCCCGTTCATAAATATAGCCATCCCTTGGGTTTTAGTGGCTATACGGTCATATAATGGACCTACTAGATCTGGACTCAATATTCCTTGACCATTACCAATTACCTCTGGATGAATGGCATAGTTTACCAGAGTAACTATAGGCTTGTCCTTATTTTTTCCTCCGGTCCCAAGGGCCTGGATCACTCCACATCTTGGGTCGTACAGATTAGGAGCATAATAGTTGTAGGCAATTTTTCCTTTAGCTTCTCCAACTGCAATTTTCAGATAAGCGGGCTCTAAACCTTCTATAGCTTCGTTTATGGCATCTGCCATCTCAGTAACACACCAATCTAAATACGCGAGGTCTGCGGAAGATTTTCCAGTTTCATCTGGAAAGGCGTATGCATCAGGGGCACTATGGGTGTGGGTGGCGCCAATCATAATATTTTCTGGGGGAATGCCTTTAATTAAGGCCTTGGTTCTGTTGCCAAGTGCAGCGGGCCATCCAAGGTTATCTATATTGACAATTGCAATTCTCTCCCCAGCCTTTTCCAAGACCATGGCCCTTACGGTCAAATCACCTTTTTTGACACTTGCAGGTTTTGGAATCCCTACTCCCCCCGAAACAGCAATAAGAGGGTCTGGGGTAATATTACGCATAGCTGCTCCCACCTTTAGTTGCTGGGAATAGATAGTAAGAGATGCTAATAAGAAGAATGTAATGAGTAAAAAGCTCAAACTTGACTCAGATGCGCTGTAAGATTTTATATTCATAAATCTTCACATTTAAATGTTAAAAATGCTCTTATTATGCATGCATAAAACTTAATAAGAATATTGACTTATTTAACAAAAATATATTTAATTTATTAAATCGAGGGTTAATATTTAATGTGTATTTAATAATATAACTGAATAGTATTGAAGATTTTAAATATATTTTTGATGCAAGTGCATTTAATTAGCCTTAATATTAACATATCGTTAACTTATGGACATCAAGTTGCGAATAGGATTTTGGTGATTAATATTATTCGATCTTAGGCATTACAAAAAAAACTAACTTAAAACTACTATTTATGATTCAAAAAAATCTAATACTGTTGTATGGAATTTTATTTTCGATCATGCTATCATTGTCTTCTTGTAGCTCAGATGATAGCAGTGGTTTGGAAGATATTCCTCTTACCGTAGATGTTTTTCAGAGTACCGTTGGAAAGAAAGTAGCCTTCCAGGGGTTGACCAATAACGCGACCTCATGGCTGTGGGATTTTGGTGATGGGTCTACCAGTACGGAAAAGAACCCGGTTCATGTCTTCTCTGATGGAGGATATTATTCTGGGAAGTTGACCGCAACATCTTCAGATGGAAGTTCTGTGAGTAAGGAATTTAATTTGGCGGTGGATTTAACGCCTTATATATTACTTACAGGTGGCCCTACAGCTACCAGTGGTAAAACTTGGAGAATTTCAAGCGCCCATTCTGCTGGGGATTATTTCGCCAATTCAAATGCAGGTTTGACCCCTTTTAATGCAGCTCCAAACCCTCTTCCAGCGGGTATATTAGGAGGTGGGTTAGGACTGAGCGAAGTGTATCAGGATGAGTATACCTTTAATTTTAATGGGGATTATTCGATGGATTTAAAGGATGGGGCCGCATTAAGTGGTTTGGTCTATCAGTTTTTGACAACTGGCGGTGCGGGAATAAAAAACCCCAGTAGTAATCAAGATTTTGGTTTGTGTACTGGCTTATTTGCCCCAGAGCCCAATGCTACTTTTACTTATAAGGAAAATGCTGATTTAACTGTATCATCTGTATATGGGCCTGGAGGGGCTTTGACTTATAACGGAGTAAGTACCTTGGAGTTTTCGGGGACCATGTTTTTTGGATTGTTAGATTACGAGCGAAAGGTGATTATTAAGGAAGTTAAGGATAATTCATTGAAAGCAATCATGTTTATATCTGCTTCTCCGGATTATGCGCCACTCAGTACCCATGCACTTGTACTTACTTTTGAGGCTGTGAAATAATTCATCTAAACAATGGGAGATAGGGATATTCAGAATAAATTAACCAACCACAATACAATTTTATGAACAATTACATAAATTATATAAAACCGATAGTTCAACAAATGTGTTTGCTGCTGCTGTTATTTTGCACGGCCTTGCTATCGGCGCAATCAGGGCAACATACAGTTACGGGTAATGTTACGTCTTTAGAAGACGGTATGCCATTACCTGGTGTAAGTATCGTACTAAAAGGAACCACCCAAGGAGTGTCTTCTGATTTTGATGGTAATTATAGTATTAACATACCCAATGGGAATGGTGTTTTAGTCTTTACTTCTTTGGGATTTGAGGTACAGGAAACTGCCGTTAATGGTAGGACTTCCATTAACATTGCTATGGCTCCAAGTGCAGAAGCCTTGGATGAGGTAGTGGTGACCGCTTTAGGTATCAAAAGGGAAGATAAGTCTTTGGGGTATTCTGTTGAAAATGTAGCAGGGGAGGAACTGACCCGAGTAGCTCAGGAGAATGTATTGAATTCCCTGTCAGGAAAGGTGGCCGGTGTTACCCTTAATTCTACGGGAGGCACAGGTTCTTCTGTAAGTATGGTAATTCGTGGAGCCATTTCCTTGAGTTCGGACAATCAGCCACTCTTTGTAATCGATGGGGTTCCCATATCCAATTCCCTAAATAATATTGGTGGATTTGGAGATAGGAATGCTGTGGATTACGGAAACGCTATTTCGGATTTGGACCCCAATAGTATTGAAGATGTCACTATTTTAAAAGGACCCAGTGCTGCAGCGCTTTATGGTTCTCGGGCTGGTAACGGGGTGGTATTGATTACCACTAAAAAGGCTAAGAATAAGGAGAAAATGAAGGTTTCCTTTTCGTCGAGTACCGTTTTTGATGTACCCTATAAATTTTTAAATCAGAACACTAGGTTTGCCTCTGGTCAATTTTCGTATTCCCCAGAATCTCAAGGGGGTAGTTATTTAATGCCAGATATTTCGTTTGGTGGTGTCGGCGGTCCGGAATTGGATAAGGGGTATTATGCCGTGCAATGGAGGGCGCCTTTGGATGCCAACGGAGTTCCCATACCCACCGAATTAAGGTCTTATCCCAATAACGTTAAAAATTTTGTGCAAACAGGGATAACTACCAATAATAGTCTTTCGGTTACGAATAGCACGGATGTCATGAACTATAGAATGGGGGTAACTAATATGTCCAATACGGGTTTGGTTCCCAATTCTGACGTAAATAGAAACAGTTTTTCATTATCGGCATCTTCTAACATGGATCATAAGCTGATTCTAAGTACTAATGTAAATGTGGTACATAGTTATGCCGATAATAGGCCAGCGTCCAACAGAGGTGCTAACCCCTTACAATATGCATATAGTACTCCTAGTAATATAGATCTTGGGATATTAAGGGATTATGATTTACCAGGTACGGATGTATTGACGATTTTACCAGGTTATGATAATCCCTACTTTTTGGCAAATGAGATAAATAATAGTTATTCCAGATTTAGGATCTTTGGGAATGTGGCCTTGGATTGGGTTGTTTCTCCCGCTTTTAAATTGAGGACTAGTTATAATATGAATAGTTTTAATCAGACTCAAGAAACTAAAATGGCTCCAGGGTATAGCAGGGAGACCAATAATGGAACCTATGGTATTGCTAAAAGTGAAGGTCTGGAGACTAACATCGATGTATTGGCAACCTATACAAAGGATTTTGGTAATTTCGATTTTAGTCTTTCCGGTGGTGGAAACTTAATGTACCAAAAGAACACGGGGCTTAGTAATTCTGCATTCTCTGGGGTTGGACTTATTGTTCCAAACTTGTTTACGGTAAAGAATATTGCTCCTACGGCTTTGAACTACTCTAGTTTCTTTAGTGAACGAGGAATTAATAGTGTGTATGCCTTGGCCAATTTCGGATTTTGGGATATGCTTTATTTAGATGTGGGTGCGCGGAACGACTGGGCAAGTACCTTGCCCATAGACAACAGGTCTTATTTTTATCCTTCCGCCTCCTTGAGTTTCTTGCTAAGCGAGGTCGTGGATATTCCTAAGGTGGATCTTTTTAAACTTAGAGGAGGTTGGGCGAGAGCGGGTAATGACACCAGCCCCTATCAGTTGGGGGCGTATTACAATAATGCCGGGGTATGGGACAATGCAGTGCTATATAGCGCTTCTGGAGGTTTAAGTACACCTACATTGGAACCAGAGGAAGCCACCTCAAAAGAATTTGGTGTGGATTTGACCATGTTCAACAATAGGTTTCGATTTGAAGGAACTTACTATACGGTTGAAAACAGAAATCAAATTGTACCCAATATTACCATCCCTGGATCTTCAGGATATAGTAGTGTGAGTATTAATGCTGGAGCCCTGGAAAGTAAGGGTTGGGAACTCTCTCTAGGTGTAACTCCCATTAGAACGGAGAACTTTAATTGGGATTTGAATTTTAATTTCACTAAGAATGAATCTAAAATTTTGGAATTGTCTGACGGTGTAGATTATATTGAATTTTGGAGTGAAAACAAAAGTAAGTCACGAGGTTATGTGGCTAACCCAGCCACCGGAGAAGATGGCTTGCTTGGAAATATATATTCCTTGGAAAAATTAAGAGTTACCGATGCAAATTCCCCCTATTTTGGATATCCTTTGATAGATCCCGATGAAGGAGAATGGTTGCCTCAAGAAGAATTGGTTAAAGTGGGAAACTACAATCCAGATTTTATTTTGGGACTGCAATCCAGTTTTTCGTACAAGAACTTTACATTGAACATGACCTTCGATTGGCGTTCTGGCGGACAGTATATGTCTCAAACCTCCAGATATATGACAGAAGATGGTTTTGGGGGACAACTTTTGGAAATGGTAAACCCGGGTATTGCCCAGCCAGGACCTGAACTTAAACAGTGGGTATTAGACAATGCAGGGGAATTTATTTTCAGTGAAGATCTTAGGTCTATAGGTGGTACACCAGGTAACGGGGGTCTTCCCGAATCTTTTGGGGGTTCTGTAGTTTACGACGGTGTTTTTGATGCAGGAGTTATTGGGACTTATGATGGAAACGGCAACTTTGTATTGGTCAGTGAAAACCTTGGAAATGTGGGTACCTTATTTATGCCATTTTCCTATTCCCATCCATGGGCATTTGGAACACAGCATATGTTCGATGCAGATTATATAAAACTTAGGGAAGTATCTATAGGCTATGATCTTCCTAAAAAGCTTTTATCTAGAACAGGCTTGGATAATGTTAGTGTATCTGTTTACAGTAGAAATATTATGTTGTGGACCAAGGATTCGGCTTTCGGAATAGATCCAGAAAGGGCATTTCAGGCCGAAACGGGTAAAGATAAAAGAGGCACTCAGTTTAAGCAGGGTGTTGAGCGCTATAATGTGGATCCATGGGTTGTCCCAGTTGGTTTTAAAATTGGTATAACATTTTAATAAAATAAAACTTAGATCATGATGTATCAGATAATAAATAAAATAGCCATATTGGTTTTGGGACTCATCGTTTTAGTGTCCTGCCACGGCTTAGAGGACTTAAATGAAAATCCTAATCAAATAGGATCGGACAATGTGGATCCCAATCTTTTGATTGCCACTGTAATTTCAGGAACGGCCAAGAATGTGGTTGATTTGGGATTCGGGGATATTGCTGGGGTGATGCAGCATACCCAAAAAGATGGTTGGTCCGGAGGACATAATTCCTACGATTGGAGCAATGGATCCTTTAATTGGAACGGCTATTATAGCCTTTTGACAAATGATAAAACCCTGCTAAAGAAAGCTGAAGTAGATAATTTGGAGTTTCATATCGGAGTGGGATTGGTTATGAAGGCCTATTTATTCGGAATGATTTCCGACCTCTATGGTGATGCACCATATACCAATGCGCTAAGAGGGGATGAAGGGGTTGAGTTTTTTGATACCGCCTTTGATAACCAAAAGGTAATCTATACGGGTATCTTATCGGATTTGGATAGGGCGAATAGTTTATTGTCCAAAAATCAAGATGCTTATTTTAGTATTCTAGAAAATCAGGATATCCTTTATAGTGGCGATGTTGCTAAATGGAGGAAATTTGCCAATTCATTAGCACTTCGCTATTACATGCGACTATCAGAAAAGGAGCCAGGGATAGCAGAAGCAGGAATTAAAAATATTACTTCTAATCCAAGTCAATATCCATTGATCATGAACGCTTCCGATGATGCTAATGTAGATTATGTTGGTTCAAGTGGAGCCGATTCATGGCCATCAACAACCAAATTTAGTAGTGATCCAGCTGGAAACTATTTTAGAATTAAAATGTCGGCAACCTTGGTAGATGCTTTGCTGGCTTTGGATGACCCTAGATTGGGGGTTTGGGCCAATAAGATAGAAATACCTTTGGTTTTAGCTACAGGAGAGCCTGAGAATACGGATCAAATTCGCAACGGGGAAAGATATGTTGGCCAAAAATTGGTTGATGATCATTTGGAGATTGTAGGGGTACCTGTAAACTATAATAAAGATTATGTGGGATTGCCAACTGCCATTCCTTTCGGAGGCTCATTTAACTTAAGGGTAAATCCGGCCCAAGGAACTTATAATCCTTCTGTTTCCCAGTTAAATGATATTTATAAGGAAGCTAAGGGCCCCTTGTTAAAGTCGAGATTGATTTCTGCAGCCGAGGTTAACTTTATTTTGGCGGAGGCAGCACTTAAAGGTTGGGTGTCCGGAAGTGCAGAGAATTACTATAACGAGGGTATTAAGCAGTCTTTTGAGGCTTGGGGTATTGGAGATGAGTATGCCAATTATATGGCAGGAATAAGCTTTGGAGGCTTGGGGGATATTATGGAGCAAAAATGGATAGCTAGTTGGACTTCTGCGACCCAATCTTGGTTCGATTACAGAAGGACGGGCTTGCCTAACCTTACCACAGGGCCATCAAGCAAACGTGCTGCAATTCCACTGAGATTTTATTATAATATCGATGAAATTAATAGCAATACTGAAAATGCTAATGATGCCATTGATAAGTTGGAGCCAACACAATTTACCGCACCAGATAGTAATAACAGCGCATGGTCCAAAATGTGGTTGCTGCAGGGTACGGGAAAACCGTATTAATAATTTTTTCAATTAAATAAAAGAGGAAGTTTAAAAAATAGATTTTGAGGTTCATTTTAGCGCAGTAGAAAACTTGTAATGGCGTAATGTTAGCAAGTATGCAATTTCGCTCGACAGGAAAATCAGACTGTTTTTAGACATCCTCTTTTTCAATGTATTTCATCACAACCCGGTGATAACGGGAAGGAAAATGAATTATTTTAGTAGGTATTAACTAATTAACCTCCCTTAATCTGTTCCACTTTTATCCAGTGTAAATAGAATCAGTGATTAAAACCGCAAAAACAACCGCTTTAAATGGCTATGATATAATTATGGCAATTGAAGTAGAACCAAAACAAATTTTTAAATATGAATAGATTGATTGCCATCCAAAATAGGTACAGAACCTACCTTTGTTATTTAGTTTTATTTTTTATATCCGTTACTCTTTTTGCACAAAAACAGCAGTATGGAGAGGAGTACATCTTTCCTTTTCAAGGGCAACATGTGCACTCTAGTTCTATCGTAGAACTTCCAAACGGTGACCTTATGTCGTGCTGGTTTCAAGGTTCTGGTGAACGCAATTCCAATGATGTAGTCATAAATGGTTCCAAATTAAAAAAAGGAAGCAAGACATGGAGTGAACCTTTCTTATTGGCCGACACGCCTGGCCAACCAGATTGTAACCCTGTGCTTTTTTTGGATGCGAAAGGGAAATTATACCTGTTCTGGATTGTGGTTCAGGCCAATCAATGGGAGCGGTCTATATTAAAATATAAGGTAGCTTCAGATTATATGCAATCGGATATCCCGAAATGGGAATGGCAGGATGTTATCCTTTTAAAACCCGATGAATCTTTTGAAAAGACCATAGAGGAACAGTTTAATAAAATGGGTTCTAGAGGCCTTACATGGGCAGAATATGCGCCAAAATACGAAAATATGATCCTAGAGGCCGCAAAGGATAAGACTAAAAAAGAAACTGGATGGATGACGCGGATCCATCCCATTGTACTCCCCTCTGGGCGAATCCTATTGCCACTTTATTCGGATGGTTATAATCTTTCCCTGATCGGTATATCTGATGATGATGGTGCCACTTGGCAACCTAGTTTGCCTATTGTGGGCTATGGCAATATTCAGCCTAGTATTGTGCAAAAGAAAGACGGAAGTCTAATAGCTTATATGCGCGATAATGGGGATGCACCAGGAAGGATTTTGGAAAGTACTTCCACGGACGAAGGCTATTCTTGGACAGCAGCAACCGAATCCAATATTCCAAATCCAGGCACCAGTGTAGAAACCTTGGTGCTTAATAATGGCGATTGGATTATGGTCTACAACGATTTGGAATCGGGGAGATACAGTTTGGCCGTAAGCCTATCGGATGATGAAGGAAAAACTTGGAAATGGAGTCGGTCTCTTGAAATGGAAAGCAATAAAGACGGGTCGTTTTCCTATCCGTCCATGATTCAATCCAGTGATGGATTGGTCCATATTACCTACTCCTATCACATAAAGGGGAATAAAACCATAAAGCATGTAGCCTTTCCATCGAAATGGATAAAGGAATAAAAATAACGTCATAAGAGAAAATGGCAAAGCAGTTAAAATAGTAGCATAAATATTTAAAATTTAAAACATGAAAAAAGTATTGTTCTTATCCTACCTATTGATCAGTGTTATTGGTATGGCACAAGAAAACCAAAAAATTGCCTTCGGGCCCTATATTCAGCAAATGGGAACCAAGGAGGCCACCATAAACTGGTCCACCAAAGAAAGTGAGCCCACCTTGACTGATCCTGAAGGAAATGTGAAAACCATAACTGAATACAAACACCATACAATCCATTTAGGCAGATTAAAGCCCAATACGGAATATAATTATGATGTGCTTAACGATGGAACCGATGAGGGGAAAGGAACATTAACGACCTATCCAGAAGAAAGAATCCCATTTAATTTTGTGGTGACCGGCGATTCTAGAAGTAGGCATGATGTACATGCCAAGGTGGTAGCCAAAATAATGGAAACCAATCCAAAGTTCATTGTCAATTCAGGAGATTTGGTTTCCAACGGTCGCTCAATAGAGGATTGGGAAGCGTTTTTTGAGGTAAACAAAGATTTGATGCGAAATACACCATACTATCCGGTGCTAGGTAATCACGAGAAGGATTCTCCCTATTATTACGATTTGTTTGACCTTCCCAATAATGAGAAATATTATTACTTCACGGTTGGAGACGCCCTGATGATCGTGTTGGACAGTGAAGGAAAACAGATCTCCCAACCCGAATT
Encoded here:
- a CDS encoding metallophosphoesterase, which codes for MKKVLFLSYLLISVIGMAQENQKIAFGPYIQQMGTKEATINWSTKESEPTLTDPEGNVKTITEYKHHTIHLGRLKPNTEYNYDVLNDGTDEGKGTLTTYPEERIPFNFVVTGDSRSRHDVHAKVVAKIMETNPKFIVNSGDLVSNGRSIEDWEAFFEVNKDLMRNTPYYPVLGNHEKDSPYYYDLFDLPNNEKYYYFTVGDALMIVLDSEGKQISQPEFVSDKNSDAFWQEAFSEYFITQKKWLEKVLELNKEAGFVFIFQHKPLYSAMKNRKAEAEKTRKFWGDIFERHNVQVFFNGHDHHYHRATKNGVHYITSAGAGAPLYDIDLVLPETKKSSKIEHFVNVQIQKNKAVLLVTDINGNEIETVEVKRRK